The following proteins are encoded in a genomic region of Candidatus Brocadiaceae bacterium:
- a CDS encoding thioredoxin family protein has protein sequence MVLRIAVAVLVGGGVGLGVGLVGSRLGGQCPLACNPYISTAIGVVMGLLVASSGGGVMPASALVKMPRSDDEYSLVIGQDGVVVVEFHTRNCPACARQAPIIDSLAERLAGRATVATVDARRLRRAAHAEGIGTVPTTLIFRNGRRAERLVGLTDEETLARLVERHLSADDSAVETEGTDAQ, from the coding sequence ATGGTGTTGCGGATCGCTGTGGCTGTGCTTGTGGGAGGCGGCGTGGGGCTCGGCGTCGGCCTGGTCGGCAGTCGCCTGGGCGGGCAGTGCCCGCTGGCGTGCAATCCGTACATCTCTACGGCCATCGGCGTGGTGATGGGGCTGCTGGTCGCCAGCAGCGGCGGCGGGGTGATGCCTGCGTCCGCCCTCGTGAAGATGCCGAGGTCCGATGACGAGTACTCGCTTGTGATCGGGCAGGACGGCGTGGTGGTCGTCGAGTTCCATACGCGCAATTGCCCGGCCTGCGCCCGGCAGGCCCCGATCATCGATTCGCTGGCCGAGCGGCTCGCCGGTCGCGCGACGGTGGCCACAGTCGACGCGCGGCGCCTGCGCCGGGCGGCGCACGCGGAGGGGATCGGGACCGTGCCGACGACCCTGATCTTCCGCAACGGCCGGCGCGCGGAGAGGCTGGTGGGCCTGACGGACGAGGAGACGCTGGCCCGCCTGGTCGAGAGGCACCTGTCGGCGGACGACTCCGCCGTCGAGACAGAGGGGACGGACGCACAATGA
- a CDS encoding FAD-dependent oxidoreductase produces the protein MKVVIVGGLAGGMSAATRTRRLDESAEIIVFEKGAHVSFANCGMPYFIGGIIPERDDLIIVSPERLRLRFRIDVRTRSEVTAIDRRARQVTVRDLETGRSYTESYDRVVLSPGASPVCPSSCAIGDRDVHVLRNLEDMDRIAEAARAAEGGRAVVVGGGFIGLELAENLRERGLQVALAEMLPQVLPPLDPEMAELVHAELRAHGVELHLSNAVAAIERQDGRLTVRLQDGTALPCAFAVLCVGVRPNVDLAAQAGLTLGATGGIRVNERLQTSDPDIYAVGDAAETVDWVTGRPVLMPLAGPASRQARIAADNICGRDSTFRGVQGTAIVRVFGLAAGQTGAGEKALRRAGIPYEKVYVHPDSHADYYPGASSMTLKLLFAPGDGRILGAQAVGADGVDKRIDVLSTAIQARMTVYDLEEAELVYAPQFGAARDAVNMAGFVAANVLRGDQQLVHADALPERAFLIDVRTPAEFETGHIPGAVNVPVDDLRGRLGEVPPDGPVVAYCGVGMRGYMAGRILNQQGRPAANLSGGLRTWKQYHPA, from the coding sequence ATGAAGGTCGTCATCGTCGGAGGTCTGGCGGGCGGCATGTCCGCCGCCACGCGCACGCGGCGGCTGGATGAGAGTGCGGAGATCATCGTCTTTGAGAAGGGGGCGCACGTTTCCTTCGCGAACTGCGGCATGCCCTACTTCATCGGCGGGATCATCCCCGAGCGCGACGACCTGATCATCGTCTCGCCGGAGCGGCTCCGCTTGCGTTTCCGCATCGACGTGCGCACACGGTCCGAAGTCACGGCCATCGACCGCCGGGCGCGGCAGGTGACGGTGCGCGACCTGGAGACCGGGCGGAGCTACACGGAGTCGTACGACCGCGTGGTCCTGTCGCCGGGCGCCAGCCCCGTCTGTCCGTCCAGTTGCGCAATCGGCGACCGCGACGTCCACGTGCTGCGCAACCTGGAGGACATGGATCGCATCGCCGAGGCGGCCCGGGCCGCCGAGGGCGGGCGCGCCGTGGTTGTCGGCGGCGGGTTCATCGGGCTCGAACTGGCCGAGAACCTGCGCGAACGGGGCCTGCAGGTCGCCCTGGCCGAGATGCTGCCCCAGGTGCTTCCCCCACTCGACCCCGAGATGGCCGAACTCGTCCATGCCGAACTGCGTGCGCACGGAGTGGAGCTTCATCTCTCGAACGCCGTGGCGGCCATCGAGCGCCAGGACGGCCGGCTGACCGTGCGGCTGCAGGACGGCACGGCGCTGCCGTGCGCCTTCGCCGTGCTGTGTGTCGGGGTGCGGCCCAACGTCGACCTGGCCGCCCAGGCGGGGCTGACCCTCGGCGCGACGGGCGGCATCCGCGTCAACGAACGTCTCCAGACCAGCGATCCCGACATCTACGCCGTCGGCGACGCTGCCGAGACGGTCGACTGGGTGACCGGCCGGCCCGTGCTGATGCCGCTGGCCGGCCCCGCCAGCCGCCAGGCGCGGATCGCTGCCGACAACATCTGCGGCCGCGACAGCACCTTCCGCGGCGTGCAGGGCACGGCCATCGTCAGGGTCTTCGGGCTGGCCGCCGGGCAGACGGGCGCCGGCGAGAAGGCCCTCCGGCGCGCCGGCATCCCGTATGAGAAGGTCTACGTCCATCCGGACAGCCACGCCGACTACTACCCCGGCGCGTCCAGCATGACGTTGAAGCTGCTGTTCGCCCCCGGGGACGGCCGCATCCTGGGCGCGCAGGCCGTCGGCGCGGACGGGGTGGACAAGCGCATCGACGTGCTCTCCACCGCCATTCAGGCGCGCATGACCGTCTACGATCTGGAAGAGGCCGAACTCGTTTACGCTCCCCAGTTCGGTGCCGCCCGGGACGCCGTGAACATGGCGGGCTTTGTGGCCGCCAACGTCCTGCGGGGCGACCAGCAGCTGGTCCATGCCGACGCGCTGCCCGAGCGCGCGTTCCTGATCGACGTGCGCACGCCGGCCGAGTTCGAGACGGGGCACATCCCCGGAGCGGTCAACGTGCCGGTCGACGACCTTCGCGGCCGCCTCGGCGAGGTCCCCCCGGACGGCCCCGTGGTGGCCTACTGCGGCGTCGGCATGCGCGGCTACATGGCCGGCCGCATCCTGAACCAGCAGGGGCGCCCGGCGGCCAACCTGTCCGGCGGCCTGCGCACCTGGAAGCAATACCACCCGGCATGA
- a CDS encoding creatininase family protein, with translation MAESASSVKRIMADTMTTGELAAHRRRNGIVLLPVGCHEMHGTQIGLGCDTFEAEAACRVLAPEWDAVVLPPIAYTFGGATGPWPGTVSLHPRETMDYVSAVVRAILRNGFRRVVLISIHGPSRSYLAMVLRGVFEETGELPIQFHPQWGEFNRLVREEFGEGQASTASHLATLYICGRHGEFDPAVIGDETAPRTVPLDSLVTLEKHDVHAPYRYLRPEDHVGRKPGLTLDDAPRLAEQFRQAVLTRAAGLPEDYERYQREMQQAIAGAPWDQV, from the coding sequence ATGGCTGAGTCAGCGAGTTCTGTGAAGAGGATCATGGCGGATACGATGACGACCGGCGAACTGGCCGCGCATCGCCGCCGCAACGGGATCGTCCTTCTGCCCGTCGGCTGCCACGAGATGCACGGCACGCAGATCGGGCTTGGGTGCGACACGTTCGAGGCCGAGGCGGCCTGCCGCGTGCTGGCGCCCGAATGGGACGCCGTCGTGTTGCCGCCGATCGCCTACACCTTCGGGGGCGCCACCGGCCCGTGGCCGGGCACCGTCAGCCTGCATCCGCGCGAGACGATGGACTACGTCTCGGCTGTCGTCCGCGCCATCCTGCGCAACGGCTTCCGGCGCGTCGTGCTCATCAGCATCCACGGTCCCAGCCGCTCCTACCTCGCCATGGTGCTGCGCGGCGTGTTCGAGGAGACCGGGGAGCTGCCCATCCAGTTCCACCCGCAGTGGGGCGAGTTCAACCGCCTGGTCCGTGAGGAGTTCGGCGAGGGCCAGGCCTCGACCGCATCGCACCTGGCCACGCTCTACATCTGCGGCCGCCACGGCGAGTTCGACCCGGCCGTGATCGGCGACGAGACGGCGCCCCGGACGGTTCCGCTGGACAGCCTGGTCACGCTGGAGAAGCACGACGTCCACGCTCCCTATCGCTATCTGCGGCCCGAGGACCACGTGGGCCGGAAGCCCGGGCTGACGCTGGACGACGCCCCGCGGCTGGCCGAGCAGTTCCGCCAGGCGGTCCTGACCCGCGCCGCCGGCCTGCCCGAGGACTACGAACGCTACCAGAGGGAAATGCAGCAGGCCATTGCAGGCGCCCCCTGGGATCAGGTATAG
- a CDS encoding glucosamine-6-phosphate deaminase — MSPKPVDIAGIARKTYATEAEMGKAAAEEVGALLRDLTVRDGVPVLLNLAAAPSQDAFLDALSAEEGIDWTKVTAIHLDEYFDLPADHPNTFRSYLQEHIISRVPIPAGQVHFIKDVPADTPAALAEEYGRRALRILKDVRAAGGVYLACIGIGVNGHIAFNEPGSAIRTDRFLVPIEIDAVSVQQQYDDYKNHPDPAARYATLDDVPRRAITVSCAGILAADRIVCLVPGPQKAAAVRGMWDGPVSDDMPASLLRLHPCVTVYLEVDSAARLDHRPTPA; from the coding sequence GTGTCCCCGAAGCCCGTAGACATCGCCGGGATCGCCCGCAAGACGTACGCCACCGAGGCGGAGATGGGAAAGGCCGCCGCCGAAGAGGTCGGCGCGCTGCTGCGCGACCTCACCGTGCGCGACGGCGTGCCCGTGCTGCTGAACCTGGCCGCCGCACCGTCGCAGGACGCCTTCCTGGACGCGCTCAGCGCTGAAGAGGGCATCGACTGGACGAAGGTCACGGCGATCCACCTCGACGAGTATTTCGACCTGCCGGCCGATCACCCGAACACCTTCCGCAGCTACCTTCAGGAGCACATCATCTCGCGCGTGCCGATTCCGGCCGGGCAGGTGCACTTCATCAAGGACGTCCCGGCCGACACACCGGCGGCGCTCGCCGAGGAATACGGCCGTCGTGCGCTGAGGATCCTCAAGGACGTCCGCGCCGCCGGCGGCGTCTACCTGGCCTGCATCGGCATCGGCGTCAACGGCCACATCGCGTTCAACGAACCCGGCAGCGCCATCCGCACGGACCGCTTCCTGGTCCCGATCGAGATCGACGCGGTCTCGGTGCAGCAGCAGTATGACGACTACAAGAATCACCCGGATCCGGCCGCGCGGTATGCCACGCTCGACGACGTGCCGCGCCGCGCCATCACGGTCAGTTGCGCCGGCATCCTGGCGGCCGACCGCATCGTCTGCCTGGTGCCCGGCCCGCAGAAGGCGGCCGCCGTGCGGGGCATGTGGGACGGCCCCGTGTCGGACGACATGCCCGCCTCGCTGCTGAGGCTCCACCCGTGCGTGACGGTCTACCTGGAGGTCGACTCGGCCGCCCGGCTGGACCACCGCCCGACGCCGGCGTAG
- a CDS encoding Hsp20/alpha crystallin family protein → MANALQRRYPGGSWLEWPFRRLFDDVFEGFEGEGSRLPQLWAEGRFVPAVDVSEDDDQVVLTAEVPGMDRSDLDVSVDNGVLTIRGEKKEEQKSEKAGWHRVERRYGQFERRVRLPESVDVQKIKASYKDGVLRLEMPKAETARARSIQIKD, encoded by the coding sequence ATGGCGAACGCACTTCAGAGAAGGTACCCGGGCGGGTCGTGGCTGGAATGGCCGTTCCGTCGCCTGTTCGACGACGTGTTCGAGGGGTTCGAGGGCGAGGGAAGCCGTCTGCCCCAACTGTGGGCCGAGGGACGGTTCGTGCCGGCCGTGGATGTCTCTGAGGACGACGACCAAGTGGTGCTGACCGCCGAGGTGCCAGGCATGGACAGGAGCGACCTGGACGTCTCCGTGGACAACGGCGTGCTGACCATCCGGGGAGAGAAGAAGGAGGAGCAGAAGTCGGAGAAGGCCGGCTGGCACCGCGTCGAGCGCCGCTACGGGCAGTTCGAGCGGCGGGTGCGCCTGCCGGAATCGGTGGACGTGCAGAAGATCAAGGCGAGCTACAAGGACGGCGTGCTGAGGCTCGAGATGCCGAAGGCTGAGACCGCCCGGGCCCGCTCGATCCAGATCAAGGACTGA
- a CDS encoding 9-O-acetylesterase: MNKSLAIVLGLLLVAAVPVRAEVSLSPAFGDHMVLQRGVKAPVWGRAAPGEQVTVAIAGRTAEATADADGLWQAAVGPLEAGGPHRLSVSAGQETLTLGNVLVGDVWICSGQSNMEWPLFRARDGADEVAAAEWPRIRLFTVAKNVSRTPIRSLTGQWSECSPATAGSFSAVGYFFGRELLGELDVPIGLIDSSWGGTVAEAWTRYEVLQADDVLRPIVERFEKLLAEWPTRRIEYERQLAEWEAANYFPEPVNEGLVKGWAAPEFDDSEWAEMSVPGAWEGSGQQIDGVVWYRRAVDIPADWAGKGLALGLGTIDDADVAYFNGTQVGETRRDTPNAYRLPRTYTVPGGLVRAGRAVIAVRVYDRYGAGGFTGTPATMRLKLLGGAHDGLALDGQWRYAPGAHREQPAEYPPRPRAPQGPEDANSPAGLYNAMINPLMPMAIKGVIWYQGESNGWRAEQYQTLFPAMIRCWRHAWGQGDFPFLFVQLANFTQMQQDPVQPQDAWPELREAQSMALAEPNTGMAVIIDIGAADDIHPLNKQEVGRRLALAALKVAYGHDLVYSGPMFDSMKVEGNSVVLSFQHVGSGLCTRDGGPLKGFIVAGQDRVFHWAEARIEGDTVVVRCDEVAAPAAVRYAWANNPICNLQNREGLPASPFRTDTWRGLTAGNR; the protein is encoded by the coding sequence ATGAACAAGTCACTCGCCATCGTGCTGGGTCTGTTGCTGGTCGCCGCGGTGCCCGTTCGAGCTGAGGTCAGCCTGTCGCCGGCCTTCGGGGATCACATGGTGCTTCAGCGCGGCGTCAAGGCGCCGGTCTGGGGCCGGGCGGCGCCGGGCGAGCAGGTGACCGTGGCCATCGCCGGCAGGACGGCAGAGGCGACCGCCGACGCCGATGGACTCTGGCAGGCCGCCGTTGGGCCGCTGGAGGCCGGCGGGCCGCACAGGCTGTCGGTCAGCGCAGGGCAGGAGACGTTGACGCTCGGCAACGTGCTGGTGGGGGACGTGTGGATCTGCTCGGGCCAGTCCAACATGGAATGGCCGCTCTTTCGGGCCCGTGACGGCGCCGACGAGGTGGCCGCGGCGGAATGGCCACGCATCCGCCTGTTCACTGTGGCGAAGAACGTATCCCGGACCCCCATCCGCTCGTTGACGGGGCAGTGGAGCGAATGCAGCCCTGCGACCGCCGGCAGCTTCTCGGCGGTGGGCTACTTCTTCGGGCGCGAGCTTCTCGGCGAACTGGACGTTCCGATCGGTCTGATCGATTCCTCCTGGGGCGGAACCGTGGCCGAGGCCTGGACCCGCTACGAAGTGCTGCAGGCGGATGACGTGCTCCGTCCGATCGTGGAACGCTTCGAGAAGCTCCTTGCCGAATGGCCCACCCGCCGGATCGAATACGAGAGGCAGTTGGCCGAGTGGGAGGCGGCCAACTACTTCCCCGAGCCGGTCAACGAGGGCCTGGTCAAGGGCTGGGCCGCGCCGGAATTCGACGACTCGGAATGGGCCGAGATGTCGGTCCCCGGCGCGTGGGAGGGATCCGGGCAGCAGATCGATGGCGTCGTCTGGTACCGTCGCGCCGTGGATATCCCTGCCGACTGGGCGGGCAAGGGTCTGGCGCTGGGTCTGGGCACAATCGACGACGCGGACGTGGCCTACTTCAACGGTACCCAGGTGGGCGAGACGCGGAGGGACACGCCCAATGCCTACCGGCTGCCCCGCACGTACACGGTGCCCGGGGGACTCGTGAGGGCCGGCCGGGCCGTCATTGCCGTGCGGGTCTACGACCGTTACGGAGCGGGTGGGTTCACGGGCACGCCGGCGACGATGCGCCTGAAGCTCCTGGGGGGCGCCCACGACGGGTTGGCTCTCGACGGCCAGTGGCGGTACGCTCCGGGTGCCCACCGTGAGCAGCCGGCGGAGTATCCCCCCAGGCCTCGCGCCCCGCAGGGGCCGGAGGACGCCAACTCGCCGGCCGGGCTCTACAACGCGATGATCAACCCGCTCATGCCGATGGCCATCAAGGGCGTCATCTGGTACCAGGGCGAGTCGAACGGGTGGCGGGCCGAGCAGTACCAGACGCTCTTTCCCGCGATGATCCGCTGCTGGCGCCATGCCTGGGGCCAGGGCGACTTCCCCTTCCTGTTCGTCCAGTTGGCGAACTTCACGCAGATGCAGCAGGACCCCGTCCAGCCGCAGGATGCGTGGCCGGAACTCCGCGAGGCCCAATCGATGGCGCTCGCTGAGCCGAACACCGGCATGGCCGTCATCATCGACATCGGTGCGGCGGACGACATCCACCCCCTCAACAAGCAGGAGGTGGGGCGGCGTCTCGCACTGGCCGCCCTGAAGGTGGCCTACGGCCACGACCTCGTCTACTCGGGGCCGATGTTCGACTCCATGAAGGTCGAAGGCAACAGCGTGGTTCTGAGCTTCCAGCACGTCGGCAGCGGGCTGTGTACCAGGGACGGGGGACCGCTGAAGGGGTTCATCGTCGCGGGCCAGGACCGCGTGTTCCATTGGGCCGAGGCCCGAATCGAGGGGGACACGGTCGTCGTGCGCTGCGACGAGGTGGCCGCGCCGGCGGCCGTGCGCTACGCATGGGCGAACAACCCGATCTGCAACCTCCAGAACCGCGAGGGCCTGCCGGCCTCACCGTTCCGCACCGACACCTGGCGCGGCCTGACGGCCGGGAACCGCTGA
- the zupT gene encoding zinc transporter ZupT has translation MAGNVWIALGLTLFAGMATGIGSVIAFFTRRSNYRFLSVATGFSAGVMLYVSFVEILFKGTEQLTGAYGEPTGDWIGVGAFFGGIALIGLIDALIPAAENPHDLHSAAESAPLRDPHARPPAPGAPAADGTGAHQGPHDHSPDHRLMRMGLFTALAIAIHNFPEGLATFMAALADPQLGAAIAVAVALHNIPEGVSVSVPIYYATGKRRTAFVYSVLSGLAEPAGALVAYLGLRLVVGGTVSVVPPEVLGVLFGGVAGIMVYISLDELLPTSRAYGKGHDSLLGLVGGMAVMALSLLLMR, from the coding sequence ATGGCAGGGAACGTGTGGATTGCGCTGGGCCTGACGCTGTTTGCCGGGATGGCCACGGGCATCGGCAGCGTCATCGCGTTCTTCACCCGGCGGTCGAACTACCGGTTCCTGTCGGTCGCCACCGGGTTCTCCGCCGGCGTGATGCTCTACGTGTCGTTCGTCGAGATCCTGTTCAAGGGCACCGAACAACTGACGGGCGCCTACGGGGAGCCGACGGGCGACTGGATCGGCGTGGGCGCGTTCTTCGGCGGCATCGCGCTGATCGGCCTCATCGACGCCCTGATCCCGGCAGCCGAGAACCCGCACGACCTGCACTCGGCCGCCGAGTCCGCCCCACTGCGGGACCCCCACGCACGCCCCCCCGCGCCCGGCGCGCCCGCCGCCGACGGCACGGGTGCGCACCAGGGGCCGCACGATCATTCGCCGGACCACCGGCTGATGCGCATGGGCCTGTTCACGGCGCTCGCAATCGCGATCCACAACTTCCCCGAGGGCCTGGCGACCTTCATGGCCGCGCTGGCCGACCCCCAGCTGGGGGCGGCGATTGCCGTCGCCGTCGCGCTGCACAACATCCCCGAGGGCGTCAGCGTCTCGGTGCCCATCTACTACGCCACGGGCAAACGCCGGACGGCGTTCGTCTACTCCGTGCTCAGCGGCCTGGCCGAACCGGCGGGGGCCCTCGTCGCCTACCTGGGGCTCCGGCTCGTGGTGGGCGGCACGGTCAGCGTCGTACCGCCGGAGGTGCTGGGAGTCCTCTTCGGCGGCGTGGCCGGCATCATGGTCTACATCAGCCTGGACGAACTGCTGCCCACCAGCCGCGCCTATGGCAAAGGCCACGACAGCCTGCTCGGCCTCGTCGGCGGCATGGCCGTGATGGCCCTCAGCCTGTTGCTGATGCGCTGA
- a CDS encoding methyltransferase domain-containing protein: MAHEFDGRRYEQASTHQKEWGAVLIAELALQGDECVLDLGSGDGTLTARIADLVPRGQVVGIDASQGMIDAALPKARPNLQFLRMDINEIDFQSRFDVVVSNATLHWVKDHRRLLANVRRALRPAGHVRFNFAGEGNCSHFFRVVREAMATERFALHFARFEWPWYMPPLEEYAALVAESGPGEARVWAENADRFFPDVDAMVRWVDQPSLVPFLARVPAGEKEALRAHVIRRMIEETRRPDGRCFETFRRINLSAST; the protein is encoded by the coding sequence ATGGCACACGAATTCGACGGCCGCAGATACGAGCAGGCGTCCACGCACCAGAAGGAATGGGGCGCCGTGCTGATCGCCGAGCTGGCACTCCAGGGCGATGAGTGCGTGCTCGACCTCGGCAGCGGCGACGGCACGCTCACGGCCCGCATCGCCGACCTCGTGCCGCGCGGGCAGGTCGTGGGCATCGACGCCTCGCAGGGCATGATCGACGCCGCGCTGCCGAAGGCCCGCCCGAACCTGCAGTTCCTGCGGATGGACATCAACGAGATCGACTTCCAGTCCCGGTTCGACGTAGTCGTTTCGAACGCCACGCTGCACTGGGTGAAGGACCACCGGCGGCTGCTCGCGAACGTGCGCCGCGCGCTGCGCCCGGCTGGGCACGTGCGGTTCAACTTCGCGGGCGAGGGGAACTGCTCCCACTTCTTCCGCGTGGTGCGCGAAGCGATGGCGACGGAGCGGTTCGCCCTCCATTTCGCCCGCTTCGAATGGCCGTGGTACATGCCGCCGCTCGAGGAGTACGCGGCGCTCGTGGCCGAAAGCGGCCCGGGCGAGGCGCGCGTGTGGGCCGAGAACGCGGACCGTTTCTTCCCCGACGTGGACGCGATGGTGCGCTGGGTCGATCAGCCGAGCCTTGTCCCCTTCCTGGCGCGCGTGCCGGCGGGCGAGAAGGAGGCCCTCCGCGCGCACGTCATCCGCCGGATGATCGAGGAGACGCGCCGGCCGGACGGCCGCTGCTTCGAGACCTTCCGCCGGATCAACCTCTCGGCGAGTACGTAG
- a CDS encoding TIM barrel protein has product MPRVSTRQQARRRTPQALIKHLQSFELDLKFSAGVWFFWPGGGRFHDKYVEKPGPDEWLDRVFETAAPLARHGLCGLEAHYPNEVNEENIDRYVRFGRETGIRLITIVPNLFYDAQFEFGALSSPIPKVRRAAIRRTKTTLELNKRIQSDFAIVWPGIDGYENPFGIDLTAARDRFCEGLAEAMDAVPGVRVAEEPKPYEPRGHILYGTTPEGLLMGMKTEALLKNPENRRLLDKGEALIGLNPEVGHVLMGFEDLPYAFSLVMEYGRLFHTHWNAQPLGNYDQDQNVGAISPDQAEAALYVLKMHGYKGYFGLDLNPERMPVQRALINCMDALKSMNERINRLDHEQVIACTTRPDRNRGLIEAMLIRARSPEGVKLSPMPPVE; this is encoded by the coding sequence ATGCCCCGCGTCAGCACCAGACAGCAGGCACGGCGACGGACGCCGCAGGCGCTCATCAAGCACCTGCAGAGCTTTGAACTCGACCTGAAATTCTCCGCCGGCGTCTGGTTTTTCTGGCCCGGCGGCGGGCGGTTCCACGACAAGTACGTCGAGAAGCCGGGGCCGGACGAGTGGCTGGACCGCGTGTTCGAAACAGCCGCCCCGCTGGCCAGGCACGGCCTCTGCGGCCTCGAAGCGCACTACCCGAACGAGGTCAACGAGGAGAACATCGACCGCTACGTCCGGTTCGGCCGCGAGACCGGCATCCGTCTGATCACCATCGTGCCGAACCTCTTCTACGACGCCCAGTTCGAGTTCGGCGCCCTCAGCAGCCCCATCCCCAAGGTGCGCCGCGCCGCCATCCGGCGCACGAAGACCACCCTCGAACTCAACAAGCGCATCCAGAGCGACTTCGCCATCGTCTGGCCCGGAATCGACGGCTATGAGAATCCGTTCGGCATCGACCTGACGGCCGCCAGGGACCGCTTCTGCGAGGGACTGGCCGAGGCCATGGACGCCGTGCCCGGCGTGCGCGTGGCCGAGGAGCCCAAGCCCTACGAGCCGCGGGGCCACATCCTGTACGGCACCACGCCCGAAGGCCTCCTGATGGGCATGAAGACCGAGGCGCTCCTGAAGAACCCCGAGAACCGCAGGCTGCTCGACAAGGGCGAGGCGCTCATCGGCCTCAACCCCGAGGTCGGGCACGTCCTGATGGGCTTCGAGGACCTGCCGTACGCCTTCAGCCTGGTGATGGAGTACGGGCGGCTGTTCCACACGCACTGGAACGCCCAACCGCTCGGAAACTACGACCAGGACCAGAACGTCGGCGCCATCAGCCCGGACCAGGCCGAGGCCGCACTCTACGTCCTGAAGATGCACGGCTACAAGGGCTACTTCGGCCTGGACCTGAACCCGGAGCGGATGCCGGTCCAGCGCGCACTCATCAACTGCATGGACGCCCTGAAGTCGATGAACGAGCGGATCAACCGGCTCGACCACGAGCAGGTCATCGCGTGCACGACACGCCCCGACCGCAACCGGGGGCTGATCGAAGCGATGCTGATCCGCGCCCGCAGCCCGGAGGGCGTGAAGCTCTCGCCCATGCCGCCCGTCGAGTAA
- a CDS encoding 16S rRNA (uracil(1498)-N(3))-methyltransferase, giving the protein MDGTESLRRFLAPDAGRVGQVVTLGAEQSRHLSTVLRVGVGARVRLFDGRGAEFAGHVERIGPAGVQVRVDQACAPRAGGEAVLTLAFAPPPGQRADVLVEKAGELGAWRIVPIVCERLQGFQATAAGKRQDRWERKAREAARQCGRARVPDVAEPVAFDRFVQSDGARVRLIGSTGEATPLWHALAGLHGPAASVTMIVGPAGGFTRRETDLAQEAGFVAVSLGPHVLRVETAAVAMLAVVTAWLAGAGPSAAGTGGGDGIRTRG; this is encoded by the coding sequence ATGGATGGCACTGAATCGCTCCGGCGGTTCCTGGCTCCCGATGCCGGACGGGTCGGGCAGGTGGTCACGCTCGGGGCCGAACAGAGCCGCCACCTGTCCACGGTCCTGCGTGTCGGAGTGGGCGCCCGGGTGCGCCTCTTCGACGGGCGCGGCGCAGAGTTCGCCGGGCACGTCGAGCGGATCGGACCGGCGGGGGTCCAGGTGCGCGTGGATCAGGCGTGTGCGCCGCGAGCGGGTGGCGAGGCCGTTCTGACCCTCGCCTTTGCGCCGCCGCCCGGGCAGCGGGCCGACGTGCTCGTCGAGAAGGCCGGCGAACTGGGCGCCTGGCGGATCGTCCCGATCGTGTGCGAACGCCTGCAGGGCTTCCAGGCGACGGCGGCGGGCAAGCGACAGGACCGCTGGGAGCGCAAGGCGCGCGAGGCGGCCCGGCAGTGCGGCCGCGCGCGCGTGCCGGACGTGGCCGAGCCGGTGGCCTTTGACCGTTTCGTGCAATCGGACGGCGCCCGCGTGCGGCTGATCGGCTCCACGGGCGAGGCGACGCCGCTCTGGCATGCGCTGGCCGGTCTGCACGGCCCGGCGGCATCCGTCACGATGATCGTCGGCCCTGCCGGCGGCTTCACGCGCCGTGAGACGGATCTTGCGCAGGAGGCGGGGTTTGTCGCGGTGTCGCTGGGGCCGCACGTGCTGCGGGTCGAGACGGCGGCGGTGGCGATGCTCGCGGTGGTCACGGCCTGGCTGGCCGGTGCCGGGCCGTCGGCGGCAGGAACTGGAGGCGGCGACGGGATTCGAACCCGTGGATGA